A stretch of the Denticeps clupeoides chromosome 6, fDenClu1.1, whole genome shotgun sequence genome encodes the following:
- the zc4h2 gene encoding zinc finger C4H2 domain-containing protein: MADEQEIMCKLENIKDIRNKTVQMEKLKSRLKNEFEALESEEKHLKDYKQEMDLLLQEKMAHVEELRLIHADINVMENTIKQSENDLNKLLESTRRLHDEYKPLKEHVDALRMTLGLHRLPDLSEEEEKLSLNYFEKQKAEWQTEPPEPPIPESLAAAAAAAQQLQVARKQDTRQTATFRQQPPPMKACLSCHQQIHRNAPICPLCKAKSRSRNPKKPKRKPDE; this comes from the exons ATGGCGGACGAACAGGAGATAATGTGTAAACTTGAAAATATCAAGGATATAAG aaataaaactgttcaGATGGAGAAACTCAAGTCCAGACTGAAGAACGAATTCGAAGCACTGGAATCTGAGGAGAAGCACCTTAAGGACTATAAACAAGAAATGGACCTTCTACTCCAGGAAAAGATGGCCCATGTTGAGGAACTCAGGCTTATCCATGCAGATATTAATGTG ATGGAGAACACCATTAAGCAGTCCGAGAATGACCTGAATAAGCTGCTGGAGTCAACCCGCCGTCTCCATGACGAATACAAACCCCTGAAGGAGCATGTGGATGCACTGAGGATGACCCTCGGCCTGCATCGACTCCCTGACCtgagtgaggaagaggagaagctTTCACTCAA TTACTTTGAGAAACAGAAAGCAGAGTGGCAAACTGAGCCTCCGGAGCCTCCAATCCCAGAGTCCTTAGCAGCGGccgctgctgcagcacagcagctcCAAGTTGCTAGAAAACAGGACACGAGACAGACTGCCACTTTCAGGCAGCAGCCACCACCAATGAAG GCGTGCCTTTCATGTCATCAGCAAATCCACCGCAATGCCCCGATCTGTCCCCTGTGCAAAGCCAAGAGTCGTTCCAGAAATCCCAAAAAACCAAAGAGGAAACCTGACGAGTGA
- the shisa2a gene encoding shisa family member 2a: MSPAATCAALLLVSVLVPPSAAAAGEYCHGWVDSYSAWHPGFQCPERYDGEEARYCCGTCGLRYCCTSAEARLDQGTCDDVLDDGKDKARKVTPAVPTYLPFVIVVSAFLSFVLVGTVVSVCCCHCLKPKAGERPNGQAQIQTSLLEPGAPPSDSMTPSRNSSTSSASRSAPQARPPPASEVAVSVYGPAGSMYPGLTAQQQQFAPQAHLAGQFYQPYLNYALPPEHTMMMAPAFLDNRTAYGQHHGQPFPQAPMHTEPIYPGVAI; this comes from the exons ATGTCGCCCGCGGCCACCTGCGCCGCGTTGCTCCTGGTCTCGGTGCTTGTCCCGCCGTCCGCGGCCGCGGCCGGGGAGTACTGCCACGGCTGGGTGGACTCCTACAGCGCCTGGCACCCCGGCTTCCAGTGTCCGGAGCGCTACGACGGCGAGGAGGCGCGCTACTGCTGCGGGACGTGCGGCCTGCGCTACTGCTGCACGTCCGCGGAGGCGCGCCTGGACCAGGGGACCTGTGACGACGTCCTGGACGACGGCAAGGACAAAGCTAGGAAGGTGACTCCAGCAG tGCCCACCTACTTACCCTTTGTGATCGTGGTCAGTGCCTTCCTGTCCTTTGTGCTGGTTGGGACCGTAGTCTCCGTCTGCTGCTGCCACTGCCTGAAGCCCAAAGCCGGGGAGCGGCCAAACGGCCAGGCACAGATACAGACCAGCCTGCTGGAGCCGGGCGCTCCTCCCTCAGACAGCATGACCCCGTCGCGGAATTCCAGCACGAGCTCAGCGAGCAGGTCAGCTCCACAAGCCAGACCTCCGCCGGCGTCTGAGGTGGCAGTGAGCGTGTACGGACCGGCGGGGAGCATGTACCCCGGGCTAActgcccagcagcagcagttcgCCCCTCAGGCTCACCTGGCCGGGCAGTTTTACCAGCCGTACCTGAACTACGCCCTGCCGCCGGAGCACACCATGATGATGGCCCCGGCCTTCCTGGACAACCGCACTGCGTACGGGCAGCATCACGGACAGCCATTCCCCCAGGCCCCGATGCATACAGAGCCCATCTACCCAGGCGTGGCCATCTAA
- the mtmr8 gene encoding phosphatidylinositol-3,5-bisphosphate 3-phosphatase MTMR8, translated as MEHIITPKVEHVKLLDRYNAKNPAIGTLYLTATHLIYVETYNDTRKEAWILHHHISSVEKLPLSTSGCPLIIRCKNFRLLHLLLPREKECQNVYQSLLRLSQPVKYEELFAFLYNPKQNEQQRREGWAFIDTATDFNRMGLPNDYWEISDLNKDYEMCSTYPSTLVVPKIASQATVMGSAKFRSRGRLPALSYFHRETKAAICRCSQPLSGFSARCVEDEQMLQAISQANPNCPFMYVVDTRPKLNAMANRAAGKGYENEGNYSNIRFNFQGIENIHVMRNSLQKLLEVCALKSPSMSDYLTGLENSGWLRHIKAVMDAGVFLAKAVADEQASVLVHCSDGWDRTAQVCSVACILLDPFYRTMKGLMMLLEKEWISMGHKFTQRCGFLDGDPKEVSPVFTQFVECVWNLTEQFPCAFEFNERFLIDIHDNIYACQFGNFIGNCQKEREELKIQETTFSLWPFLLKQQEWYRNPLYKRSVKSGPLRPNTLPLHFKFWCGMYNRFDKGMHPKQSVLDLLLALTQKKTESERKMTDLQRQLAVADGVLQDPAGPTQPVTNPIPSTDQLGGDGNCVTKGASKNLNSELLCTTNERKTSESESALTLSKGKAVSVQIKDFRKEVQGVWVESVDMRQLDVDDVITTTGRVTGVSMLLPRVGQEEEVSSENCHLKQAISNDDHSLLSQLLCLERYRRVINQSSGWGVPSTPLRMAVSKGHLRCLEVLLAHGAEVDTLDVKAQTPLFTAVCGRYLGCVLALLRAGANPNGSPQNNSSPVLTAAREGDPEILRQLLRHGAEANARSKVTLWTSGMSVCSGPLYLSAVYGHLDCFRVLLLYGADPNYNCPDDRLLCKGKQPKTVLEMCLRHGCGVEYVQLLIDFGANVYLPTLIIDKTTKQNEAVELLLRERGCPKSLTSQCRLAIRRHLKQINKIHSVDRLDMPSSLINYLKHKPNSAIL; from the exons ATGGAGCACATCATAACCCCGAAG GTTGAACATGTGAAGTTGTTAGACAGATACAATGCCAAAAACCCTGCCATCGGTACTCTTTATCTAACTGCCACTCACCTCATCTATGTGGAGACGTACAACGACACACGAAAGGAAGCTTGG ATTCTTCATCACCACATTTCATCGGTTGAGAAGCTTCCTCTCAGCACTTCAGGTTGCCCTTTGATTATTCGTTGTAAGAACTTTCGTCTGCTGCACCTCCTGCTGCccagagagaaagagtgtcAGAACGTTTATCAGTCACTCCTACGACTTTCCCAGCCTG TGAAGTATGAAGAACTCTTCGCCTTTCTGTACAACCCCAAACAAAACGAACAGCAGAGAAGGGAGGGCTGGGCCTTTATCGACACAGCAACAGATTTCAACAGAATGGGCTTGCCCAATGACTATTGGGAAATCAGTGACCTCAACAAGGACTATGAG ATGTGCAGCACTTACCCATCAACGCTCGTGGTGCCAAAGATTGCAAGTCAGGCGACCGTAATGGGCAGCGCAAAGTTCAGGAGTCGAGGCCGACTGCCAGCCCTTTCCTATTTTCACAGAGAGACTAAG GCTGCGATCTGCCGCTGCAGCCAGCCCCTGTCTGGGTTTAGCGCCCGCTGTGTGGAGGATGAACAGATGCTGCAGGCCATAAGTCAAGCCAACCCCAACTGCCCATTCATGTACGTGGTGGACACCAGACCTAAG CTGAATGCCATGGCTAACCGGGCTGCAGGAAAAGGCTATGAGAATGAGGGCAATTATTCCAATATCCGCTTCAACTTCCAGGGAATTGAGAACATTCATGTCATGAGGAACAGTCTTCAGAAGCTCTTAGAAG TGTGTGCTTTAAAGTCTCCATCGATGAGCGACTATCTGACCGGATTGGAAAACTCAGGTTGGCTCAGGCACATAAAGGCAGTGATGGATGCCGGAGTGTTTTTAGCAAAG gcGGTAGCTGATGAACAAGCGAGCGTATTGGTGCACTGCTCTGACGGCTGGGACAGGACCGCTCAGGTTTGCTCTGTAGCTTGCATCCTCTTGGACCCATTCTACCGCACCATGAAAGGGCTCATG ATGTTATTAGAAAAAGAGTGGATCTCCATGGGACACAAATTTACACAAAG gTGTGGGTTCCTGGATGGTGACCCTAAAGAAGTGTCCCCTGTCTTCACTCAgtttgtggagtgtgtgtggaaTCTCACTGAGCAGTTCCCCTGTGCATTTGAGTTCAACGAGAGGTTCCTCATAGATATCCATGACAACATCTATGCCTGCCAGTTTGGGAACTTTATTGGAAATTgccagaaagaaagagaggaactAAA GATACAAGAGACAACATTTTCTCTGTGGCCATTCCTACTAAAGCAGCAAGAATGGTACAGGAACCCTCTGTACAAACGCTCCGTCAAATCTGGCCCACTCAGACCAAACACTCTACCTTTACATTTCAA GTTCTGGTGTGGCATGTACAATCGTTTTGATAAGGGCATGCACCCTAAACAGTCTGTGCTGGACCTCTTGCTTGCCCTCACCCAGAAGAAGACTGAAAGCGAGAGGAAGATGACTGATCTCCAGAGA CAGTTGGCTGTGGCTGATGGGGTGCTACAAGATCCGGCTGGACCCACTCAACCAGTGACCAATCCCATTCCATCCACTGACCAATTGGGTGGAGATGGCAACTGTGTGACCAAAGGTGCTTCCAAGAATCtgaacagtgaattattatgCACCACCAATGAGAGGAAAACCTCAGAATCTGAGTCTGCTCTGACTCTTTCAAAGGGAAAGGCTGTTTCTGTGCAGATCAAAGATTTCAGGAAAGAAGTGCAGGGA GTTTGGGTGGAATCTGTCGACATGCGGCAACTTGAcgttgatgacgtcatcacAACAACCGGTCGGGTAACGGG CGTTTCTATGCTACTTCCGAGGGTCGGACAGGAAGAGGAAGTCAGCAGTGAAAACTGCCATCTTAAACAGGCGATCTCCAATGATGATCACAGCCTCCTCTCACAGCTGCTGTGTCTTGAACGCTACAGGAGGGTGATCAACCAGAGCAGTGGCTGGGGCGTGCCCAGTACACCTCTCCGCATGGCTGTGTCAAAGGGCCACTTGCGGTGCCTGGAGGTCCTCCTGGCCCATGGAGCAGAGGTGGACACCCTGGATGTAAAAGCCCAGACCCCACTGTTCACTGCAGTGTGTGGCCGGTACCTGGGCTGTGTTTTGGCCCTCCTGCGTGCTGGGGCAAACCCCAATGGCAGCCCCCAAAACAACAGCTCCCCTGTGCTCACTGCTGCTCGTGAAGGCGACCCAGAGATCCTTCGCCAGCTCCTTCGTCATGGGGCAGAAGCCAACGCCAGGTCAAAGGTGACACTGTGGACATCAGGCATGTCAGTATGCAGCGGACCGCTCTACCTGTCTGCTGTTTATGGGCATCTGGACTGTTTTCGGGTGCTGCTTCTTTATGGTGCTGACCCCAACTACAATTGCCCAGATGACCGGCTGCTCTGCAAGGGGAAACAGCCCAAAACAGTGCTGGAAATGTGTTTAAGACATGGCTGTGGTGTTGAGTATGTCCAGCTTCTCATCGACTTTGGAGCCAATGTCTATCTTCCCACACTTATAATTGATAAGACTACTAAGCAAAACGAGGCTGTGGAGCTACTGTTGAGAGAAAGAG GCTGTCCAAAGTCTCTGACCTCCCAGTGTCGCCTGGCCATCAGAAGGCACCTGAAGCAGATTAACAAGATCCATTCCGTTGATCGTCTGGATATGCCATCAAGCCTGATAAACTATCTCAAACACAAGCCAAACAGTGCAATCCTCTGA
- the amer1 gene encoding APC membrane recruitment protein 1 — protein MEISAGNEVVTAEQLDSISSEPMQAQPPPSGKLRKTAFKFFGSRKSICVLPSFFGGRGKGQGKGSSKSGVTKSRTHDGVSRGCWEEAVVKGNGDVLVGDFEFRSQRDSEGGDSQKTPEALKSQSVPWQRRSLRSLFSSIRRHKKSRNVEAEKSESLEMSPSACFVPVAQVAVGDDRLGNVSEPDVPVSVNGSEHVISAVTSTECMMTGALVPERRRSECPGEENVSDVEDEEGGQRRGQLSTYRQPLCAESEMARLSEQKVDEPDNDQPAISSSSDHMSLIFADVSSLKSFDSLTGCGDIIADQDDDSVAESSVSGERGSRNGGKRSSCFVTYQGGGEEMATPDELEGDYLQSLWETEVGKEVCYMPTGQSDSPLLTPDQPVSSLHTTSNSSNTTGSPLGVTETTLTTGDLLTPQSDKQESVPNSDEGYYDSTTPGADEEARDLARADRLPRDSYSGDALYELYEPDDRLLSPPLPPGDPHSFLGVPLQGAEENPAYSLKGTTETEEDRLGKIQQALLARDLQSLRSPSADMLLFNTGCFHAEANLSAETCKLGTKDESLSPRGKRTPHALEEPLPSHAGFGHKMPDSPTYSSKTPSPLQEAGLYLEPEQRHANAPPCSQSQEELMVCFSQALVDFTKTSRLYRNSTESLDGSESSSPFGQNLQALPAIVTFDVVDMDNESECEQRTELEVEEEDLASPFEVFEDESCYLQKDAFAECDERMLDPYEQSLLLDGAWGIASLPRHLSLGRACQPAPAPPALNRRSRSLDTDSLEVHATEPNAKRAGSLHRRKTGRSPEAAARGEVRRQSRAQGRTRGSPSDPKHAPVNASAMETPSRPSHLPLRPGRGPAQPMLSGGSTATGGFLGSNRADGGEAFYSRGYHATSSAQPKTHPVGVTQGVPNPRSYAVGSASAWGSSDGQQEFYRSGKKAMEAGTVFGSTQMQRVVTRPLSRTPPDTQTWVP, from the coding sequence ATGGAGATCAGCGCAGGAAATGAAGTTGTCACCGCGGAACAGTTGGACTCCATTTCTTCTGAGCCCATGCAAGCTCAGCCGCCTCCATCTGGGAAGCTGAGGAAGACTGCCTTCAAGTTCTTCGGCAGCCGAAAGAGCATCTGTGTGCTCCCCAGCTTTTTCGGTGGCAGAGGAAAAGGTCAGGGCAAAGGGTCCTCTAAAAGTGGAGTGACAAAGAGTCGGACGCATGATGGTGTGAGCAGAGGATGCTGGGAGGAGGCCGTCGTGAAGGGCAACGGTGATGTGTTGGTTGGGGACTTTGAGTTCCGCAGCCAGAGAGACTCTGAAGGCGGCGACTCGCAGAAAACCCCAGAAGCGCTGAAGTCCCAGTCGGTGCCGTGGCAGAGGAGAAGCCTACGGAGCCTGTTCAGTAGCATCAGGAGACACAAGAAGAGTAGGAATGTGGAGGCGGAGAAGAGCGAGAGCCTGGAAATGTCTCCCAGTGCCTGTTTTGTGCCTGTTGCCCAGGTGGCTGTCGGCGACGATCGTCTGGGCAACGTGTCGGAGCCGGATGTGCCTGTTTCAGTCAATGGCAGTGAGCATGTCATCTCTGCTGTCACTTCCACAGAATGTATGATGACAGGAGCACTAGTGCCTGAAAGGAGAAGGAGTGAGTGTCCAGGGGAAGAGAACGTGAGTGACGTGGAGGACGAGGAAGGGGGTCAAAGGAGAGGGCAGCTCAGTACGTATCGCCAGCCTCTCTGTGCGGAATCAGAGATGGCTCGTCTCTCCGAGCAGAAGGTGGACGAGCCTGACAATGACCAACCGGCTATTTCCTCGTCCTCCGACCACATGAGTCTGATATTTGCTGACGTCTCGTCCTTGAAGAGCTTCGATTCGTTGACCGGCTGTGGCGACATCATTGCAGACCAGGATGACGACAGTGTCGCCGAGAGCTCCGTGTCAGGAGAGCGGGGCAGCCGCAATGGCGGAAAACGCAGCTCGTGTTTCGTCACGTACCAGGGTGGAGGCGAGGAGATGGCTACGCCAGATGAGCTTGAAGGAGATTACCTACAGAGCCTTTGGGAGACAGAGGTGGGGAAGGAGGTGTGTTACATGCCCACGGGACAATCGgacagcccactgctcacccctGATCAGCCGGTGAGTTCGCTTCACACCACTAGCAACAGTAGCAATACCACCGGCAGCCCGCTTGGAGTTACGGAAACAACGCTGACAACCGGGGACCTCCTGACCCCTCAGAGCGACAAGCAAGAGTCCGTGCCGAACAGCGACGAGGGCTACTACGACTCCACGACACCCGGGGCAGATGAGGAGGCTCGAGACCTCGCGAGGGCTGATCGGTTACCCCGGGACAGTTACAGCGGAGATGCCCTCTACGAACTCTACGAACCGGACGACCGGTTGCTGAGCCCCCCTCTGCCTCCTGGTGACCCCCACAGCTTCCTTGGGGTGCCCCTGCAGGGCGCGGAGGAAAACCCCGCGTACTCCCTGAAGGGCACTACGGAGACGGAGGAGGACCGGCTGGGTAAGATCCAGCAGGCGCTCCTGGCCCGTGACCTGCAGAGCCTCCGGAGCCCTTCTGCCGACATGCTGCTCTTCAACACTGGCTGCTTCCACGCTGAGGCTAACCTCTCAGCAGAGACCTGCAAGCTGGGGACGAAGGACGAGTCCCTGAGCCCCAGAGGGAAGAGGACGCCTCATGCCTTAGAGGAGCCGCTTCCTTCCCACGCTGGATTTGGTCACAAAATGCCGGACAGCCCCACGTACTCGTCAAAAACGCCTAGCCCTCTGCAGGAGGCGGGACTGTACCTGGAGCCGGAGCAGCGCCACGCCAACGCCCCGCCCTGCAGCCAGTCACAGGAGGAGCTGATGGTCTGCTTCTCCCAGGCGCTGGTGGACTTCACCAAAACCTCGCGGCTGTACCGCAACTCGACCGAGAGCCTGGACGGCTCCGAATCCAGCTCGCCGTTCGGCCAGAATCTGCAGGCGCTGCCCGCCATCGTGACATTCGACGTGGTGGACATGGACAACGAGAGCGAGTGTGAGCAGCGGACcgagctggaggtggaggaggaggacctggCCTCTCCGTTCGAGGTGTTCGAGGACGAGAGCTGCTATCTGCAGAAGGACGCTTTCGCAGAGTGCGATGAGCGCATGTTGGACCCTTACGAGCAGAGTTTGCTGCTGGACGGTGCGTGGGGCATCGCCAGTCTCCCCCGGCACCTTAGCCTGGGCCGGGCTTGCCAGCCGGCGCCCGCCCCTCCGGCGCTCAACCGCCGCAGCCGGTCGCTGGACACGGACAGCCTGGAGGTGCACGCGACCGAGCCAAATGCCAAGCGGGCGGGCTCCCTTCACCGCAGGAAAACCGGGAGGAGCCCCGAGGCCGCAGCGCGTGGAGAGGTGCGGAGGCAGAGCCGCGCTCAGGGTCGGACTCGCGGGTCGCCGTCGGACCCTAAACACGCGCCAGTCAACGCTTCCGCCATGGAGACCCCCTCCAGACCCTCTCATTTGCCTCTGAGGCCtggccgcggccccgcccagCCTATGCTGAGCGGCGGGTCAACGGCAACTGGCGGCTTTTTGGGGTCCAACCGGGCCGATGGGGGTGAGGCTTTTTATAGCCGTGGGTACCATGCCACATCAAGCGCCCAGCCCAAAACTCATCCAGTGGGAGTCACCCAGGGTGTACCCAACCCTCGAAGCTACGCGGTAGGGAGCGCGAGCGCGTGGGGGTCTTCGGACGGGCAGCAAGAGTTCTACCGGAGCGGCAAGAAAGCGATGGAAGCCGGGACTGTCTTTGGCTCGACGCAAATGCAGCGTGTTGTCACCCGACCTCTGTCCCGCACACCACCGGACACGCAAACTTGGGTCCCCTAA